Within Actinobaculum sp. 313, the genomic segment GTTACGGCACGCCGCGGCAGCCTGTGGTTGACATGCTCGCGCGGGCCGGATCCCTATTCTAGAAGTTGACCTGGATGGAGCACGGCAGATCCGGCGTTCGTGGCCAGATGTCGAACAGATCTTTATCGACGCCCCGTCGTGGGAAGAACTGGTCCGCCGCCTCAAGGGTCGTGGTACCGAAGATGCGTCGGAGCAAGAGCGCCGCCTGGAGACCGCACGTGTTGAACGTGCGGCTCGCGACGAATTCGATCACATCGTCATCAACGATTCCGTGTCGGGTGCCACGGACCAGCTACTTCGCATCATGGGGCTGGGGCAGTAGAATCTATAGCTGCATACGAGGAGAGGAATAACATGTTCGGTACCGTTCCCGAGCCCGAGGGCATCACGAACCCGCCCATTGACGAGTTGCTTGAAAAGGTCGACTCGAAGTATGCGCTGGCTGTGTATGCCGCGCAGCGGGCGCGTCAAATCAATTCCTACCGCCAGGAGATGACACGCGGGGATGGCAACATCAGTCATTTCGGACCACTCGTTGAAGCAGGCCCGGAGGATAAACCACTGTCGGTCGCTCTGCGAGAGATTGTCGCCGAGAAGATCGAGTGGGGAACTGAGTCCGAGTGA encodes:
- the rpoZ gene encoding DNA-directed RNA polymerase subunit omega, with translation MFGTVPEPEGITNPPIDELLEKVDSKYALAVYAAQRARQINSYRQEMTRGDGNISHFGPLVEAGPEDKPLSVALREIVAEKIEWGTESE